One genomic region from Eremothecium gossypii ATCC 10895 chromosome I, complete sequence encodes:
- the QCR9 gene encoding ubiquinol--cytochrome-c reductase subunit 9 (Syntenic homolog of Saccharomyces cerevisiae YGR183C (QCR9); 1-intron) encodes MSFSTLYNTLFRRNSVFVGTIFASAFVFQTAFDSGITAWYEKHNKGKLWKDVKLQLQNGEDDDDDE; translated from the exons ATG TCCTTTTCTACTCTCTACAACACTCTTTTCAGAAGAAACTCGGTGTTCGTCGGTACTATCTTTGCGTCTGCATTCGTCTTCCAGACTGCATTTGACAGTGGCATTACCGCCTGGTACGAGAAGCACAACAAGGGTAAGTTGTGGAAGGATGTCAAGCTACAGCTGCAAAACGGGGAggacgacgatgacgacgagTAA
- the ERG1 gene encoding squalene monooxygenase (Syntenic homolog of Saccharomyces cerevisiae YGR175C (ERG1)) — translation MSKETSYPKELLCADEKVVYDAIVVGAGVVGPCVATALARKGKKVLIVEREWSQPDRIVGELMQPAGVRALRSLGMVQAINNIDACSTSGYTVIYNGEKISFAYPYKADLSPPEKIPDLVFDGNDKVVDDGTISAKEFEEDEREHGVGFVHGRFLQNLRAICAAEDRVTRLQGNVISILRNDSKEVIGAKVDVPGRGKVDFKAHMTFVCDGIFSRFRKELSTTNTSKVWSSFVGLSLHHADLPTKHHGHVILGSEHMPVIAYQISSTETRILCAYNYPTLPKNVPEWLQKEVQPFIPPSLRKSFDAALESKSYKCMPNSWLPASQNNVTGLCVVGDALNMRHPLTGGGMAVGLMDVVLLVKTIGDMDFSDREEVLNELLGFHYERKAHACVINTLSIALYSLFAADSYYLKKLQKGCFEYLGRGEDWVRQPISFLSGVLPSPYLLTKVFFTVALYSVLINFRGRTPLGFLLAIYEGFAIIFTAAKVFTPFLYEQLLQ, via the coding sequence TAAGAAGGTATTGATCGTCGAGCGTGAGTGGAGCCAGCCGGACAGAATTGTTGGCGAATTGATGCAGCCTGCAGGTGTGCGTGCCTTACGCTCTCTGGGAATGGTGCAGGCGATCAACAACATCGATGCCTGTTCGACGTCCGGGTACACGGTCATATACAACGGCGAGAAGATCTCGTTCGCATACCCTTACAAGGCGGACTTGAGTCCTCCCGAGAAGATCCCTGACTTAGTGTTTGACGGGAATGATAAAGTCGTGGACGACGGCACCATTAGTGCGAAGGAGTTTGAAGAGGACGAGCGGGAGCATGGTGTGGGGTTTGTGCATGGAAGGTTTTTACAGAACCTCCGCGCGATCTGCGCTGCTGAGGACAGGGTGACAAGATTGCAGGGTAACGTTATCAGCATCTTGCGCAATGACTCGAAGGAAGTCATCGGTGCGAAGGTTGACGTACCAGGGAGGGGAAAAGTAGATTTTAAAGCGCATATGACTTTTGTCTGCGACGGGATCTTCTCCAGATTCAGAAAAGAGCTATCAACGACTAACACGTCCAAGGTCTGGTCTTCTTTTGTCGGTTTGTCGCTTCACCATGCCGACCTTCCCACCAAACACCACGGTCATGTCATTTTGGGCTCTGAACATATGCCAGTCATAGCATACCAGATATCATCTACCGAAACCAGAATTTTGTGTGCCTACAACTATCCTACCCTACCGAAAAATGTCCCGGAGTGGCTTCAGAAGGAAGTTCAGCCTTTCATTCCCCCCTCTCTTCGCAAATCCTTCGATGCGGCTCTAGAATCAAAGTCCTATAAGTGTATGCCCAACTCTTGGCTACCTGCTTCCCAAAATAATGTAACTGGGCTGTGTGTCGTTGGTGATGCTTTAAACATGCGCCATCCTCTGACCGGTGGAGGTATGGCCGTGGGTCTGATGGATGTCGTCCTTCTTGTTAAGACCATTGGTGATATGGACTTTTCGGATCGAGAGGAGGTTCTGAACGAGCTGCTAGGTTTTCACTATGAGCGAAAGGCACATGCCTGTGTCATTAACACTTTGTCGATCGCTCTCTACTCTTTATTTGCAGCTGACAGTTATTACCTAAAAAAGCTTCAGAAGGGTTGCTTTGAGTATCTTGGCAGGGGCGAAGATTGGGTTAGGCAGCCGATCTCCTTCCTTTCTGGTGTCTTGCCAAGCCCTTATTTGTTGACCAAAGTATTCTTCACCGTTGCCCTGTACTCTGTTCTCATAAATTTCCGCGGTAGGACACCTCTGGGCTTTCTCTTGGCGATCTATGAGGGCTTTGCAATCATCTTCACCGCCGCTAAAGTTTTCACACCATTTTTGTATGAGCAGCTACTTCAGTAA
- the TIM13 gene encoding protein translocase subunit TIM13 (Syntenic homolog of Saccharomyces cerevisiae YGR181W (TIM13)), producing MALSSIFGGGSPSQQSNLPTSSASSSVKDQLKGQIAQELAVANATELVNKVTENCFEKCLMAPYTSKQDTCVDQCLAKYMRSWNAISQAYVARIQQASANGDI from the coding sequence ATGGCGTTATCTTCGATATTTGGTGGCGGATCACCATCGCAGCAATCAAACCTACCTACTTCCTCTGCATCTTCTTCGGTCAAGGATCAATTGAAAGGCCAGATTGCTCAAGAGCTGGCTGTCGCAAATGCAACTGAGTTAGTTAACAAAGTGACGGAAAACTGCTTTGAGAAATGCTTAATGGCACCTTACACCAGCAAACAGGATACTTGCGTTGACCAGTGTCTAGCCAAGTACATGAGAAGCTGGAACGCTATTTCGCAAGCATACGTTGCCAGAATCCAGCAGGCTTCCGCCAACGGAGACATCTAA
- the CBP4 gene encoding Cbp4p (Syntenic homolog of Saccharomyces cerevisiae YGR174C (CBP4)), which yields MERPVWFRWLRVYAIGFGIIGAGVLLFKYTTPTDEELIAALSPELRQQYERERKLRQAEQQELMRIVKQTAASETPVWNTGPIKSPWERKGVSAESREQFQQVKAEQVQREELQRIREELETIRQQSANKTQEIASKKSWWPW from the coding sequence ATGGAGCGTCCAGTTTGGTTTAGATGGTTGCGCGTCTATGCAATTGGATTTGGAATTATTGGTGCAGGCGTCCTGCTATTTAAGTACACGACTCCGACAGATGAAGAGCTCATTGCCGCGCTTTCCCCAGAGTTGAGACAACAATACGAGCGTGAACGTAAGCTACGCCAGGcggagcagcaggagctTATGAGGATTGTCAAACAAACAGCTGCAAGTGAAACTCCTGTTTGGAATACTGGACCTATTAAGTCTCCTTGGGAGCGGAAAGGTGTTTCCGCTGAAAGCAGAGAGCAGTTCCAGCAGGTGAAGGCAGAGCAAGTTCAACGAGAAGAATTACAGAGGATTAGGGAGGAGCTTGAGACCATCAGGCAGCAAAGCGCAAATAAGACACAGGAAATAGCAAGTAAGAAGAGTTGGTGGCCATGGTGA
- the UBR1 gene encoding E3 ubiquitin-protein ligase UBR1 (Syntenic homolog of Saccharomyces cerevisiae YGR184C (UBR1)) — MIREGAGEVQRHLRHTLESLHDHEYFKSPRGPQERSEMDKVLRSFVFRYLYYVLSDNGRLLPHLFAGAPKDKFPTSVEDAMQVDSPSLSKADIFYAIDEITGAKSHRHTGRNCGRAFQPGEPLYRCQECAYDDTCVLCISCFNPDDHVNHHVSTHICNELHDGICDCGDAEAWNVPLHCKAEEDDSDGDEEDSVFENDYNMELFEAVLEELFDHFIEVFNQNIEPLPTIQKDLTMKLREIIQDGKTQEKFELLSALAYRNQYMEAQKPSSGPASFETEQDLDKKLDGYVVLIYNDEYHNFSQATSALRQGGPDNKHTDQLTARIDGEGRAMLKCSRDLSAVIGGFFSVQTNGLSATLTPWSEYIHQEACKYMIHWVKNCLSIPNPSFQKVFREAMGKVLCSEYIRASETTDMTPVIDKYFIPDRRNTGCHIYADLSVLGKGNVIPLGHHKVLLQESLNEIALNLNNYEELKYRRYSNSRLQQILFFDNRYWKKLRKDIRRAVIPTLASSVKYKPTFSQQVVEIFNHMTRSVAFMDREPQLSALADCVVQLFTCPTTVRTIFENENFPDIMWSVIDIFTEFSKVDDGILLWQRVQKSNPSKSYSYSFKHGLYAVETLLSKVENANLILRPPEFISIVTLCKLFNGAWRIKRKEGEHVLREDQHFILYLEYTTSIYNIIRAMNRVLDSSRAALSEDTLLQAIGLLNTFLGHRTLPYKLVQEAHDVIAFKVSKQKVAFMNPVHTLFSCLIEKVPLAKAFEAVSSTKDFLTIADFSLRAAVLCSQIDVGFWVRNGMSVLHQSAYYRTNPEINSYSRDIHLNQLAFLKENDDLPRVIYNLLDRWELLGWFTGAEQYETTVYEERITNIIQQFIAFVYHILSERHFFRYFGSSAERETHTMKNIIIYSLLMKPLPYSELLKSVPDYLSEKLSVFDECLHEVSEYVEPKGLEDSGVFSLKKEMYKKIDPLRLLNMKNDFEHSATIVKTHLAEGSNAVGQVVLQPQLISPKHLDELAAHLGDFTRTQVFAKLIYKLLQACIDREDGTYLYELLHLLHGIFKDDELLRGKSSIPEAYISKPICNLLLLIDTKANVFSENAIRKADFLLEHMIRKRHNDIFESLAAYFGQDYVEQYKAKKLNQGINFEETEKDRKKRLARLRQQKIMAKFSKQQAKFVRSNPNVITDDLFDAEVRTGSDGLVCSLCQDEESLDAFVIPAYHESSPIFFYGDYTPQNFAKPWNGFVNDDDNLTFYDDLKLYSLQEARKGSTTTFVSCNHIIHYECFRRYIQKKRFSNNLFICPLCQTFSNCVLPIPHWSLRLPKSPVTVDQLLSQPSEENLINLFIDDQTPNSTAAMNMLKEVCKKNGNYDKSYGSVSQEFVTSILTCHWANTISMIEIASRIEKNTHQTLLQGKEQKFKTLRGVLSAIGWFYKCMGTPRQKFVPYVFHGEDDGPANQVFQYIVHKSLFSGAPVSETISHALAIWIRTLATQFLISSNKTGYEITYHQAVSLGPVYEAPPEFTTACSSLDQIIAIEDTTLKTKMVDLTYTMLMKTLLPTLRRCMIMLYVFSGLLSAESCLRIDGLDLSADLPFEDLPSYFQKLVTLLCKTGFVSIFNRSTIETMDHQYLRNIPMEYAGTVKLVDLAKYLNTYVTNTKQLKLRDEATSMQSRNIKNRLDFKICLTCGVRVYSRSDGTEIMKHMAKNCFKAYSLFLIPHDSEVRLVLQHPHSHISIPAPYLNSHGESGKNAIQRGDLTTLNIHRYEHLNYLWLNNEIPGYISRIMGDEFRVSIISSGVVFNFDRNVLRRQMRANVGNEESSEEEDLMDDDEMSPDDDPDFRWEVTPEEFFRDGILRLGGAPGQGGDIRDFFQFITNLRTDDRNDNIPTFQFTNGALGRNQNDDDDQDGDEILP; from the coding sequence ATGATTAGAGAGGGAGCCGGCGAGGTACAGCGGCACCTAAGACACACTTTAGAGTCTCTTCACGACCATGAGTACTTTAAATCGCCGCGCGGACCACAAGAGCGCAGCGAAATGGACAAGGTATTGCGGTCTTTTGTATTTCGATACCTATACTACGTTCTATCCGATAACGGGCGGCTCTTGCCCCATCTATTTGCGGGTGCACCAAAAGACAAGTTTCCGACGTCGGTGGAGGACGCGATGCAAGTGGACTCGCCTTCGTTGTCGAAGGCAGACATTTTCTATGCGATCGATGAAATAACTGGCGCAAAAAGCCATCGACACACGGGACGGAACTGTGGGAGAGCTTTTCAGCCAGGTGAACCCCTATACCGCTGCCAGGAATGTGCATACGATGATACGTGTGTACTTTGCATCAGCTGTTTCAACCCGGATGACCATGTGAACCATCATGTCTCGACTCACATCTGCAACGAGCTTCATGATGGTATCTGTGACTGTGGTGACGCTGAAGCGTGGAACGTGCCGTTGCATTGTAAAGCTGAGGAAGATGATAGCGATGGAGACGAAGAGGATTCGGTGTTTGAGAACGACTACAATATGGAGCTATTTGAGGCCGTCCTTGAAGAGTTATTTGATCACTTCATTGAAGTATTCAATCAGAATATAGAACCTTTACCGACAATTCAAAAGGATTTGACAATGAAGTTGCGAGAAATTATACAGGATGGGAAAACTCAGGAGAAATTTGAGTTGTTAAGCGCGTTGGCGTATAGGAATCAGTATATGGAAGCTCAGAAGCCGTCAAGTGGCCCTGCCTCCTTTGAGACCGAGCAAGATCTTGATAAGAAACTAGATGGATATGTGGTTTTAATATACAATGATGAATACCACAATTTCTCCCAGGCAACGTCTGCTTTAAGGCAAGGCGGGCCAGATAATAAGCATACTGACCAACTTACTGCGCGTATAGATGGAGAGGGCCGTGCTATGTTAAAGTGTTCCCGCGATCTGTCTGCAGTCATAGGAGGCTTTTTCTCGGTACAGACCAATGGACTCAGCGCCACATTAACCCCTTGGTCAGAGTATATTCACCAGGAAGCTTGTAAATATATGATTCATTGGGTCAAAAACTGCTTATCTATCCCAAATCCATCCTTCCAAAAGGTCTTCCGGGAAGCAATGGGCAAAGTACTATGCTCGGAATATATTCGTGCAAGCGAGACGACTGATATGACACCGGTAATAGATAAGTATTTCATTCCTGACAGAAGAAATACAGGCTGTCACATCTACGCCGATTTATCTGTATTAGGGAAAGGCAATGTCATTCCACTCGGCCACCATAAGGTCTTGCTTCAAGAAAGCCTTAATGAAATTGCCTTGAACCTTAACAATTACGAAGAACTCAAATACAGACGGTATTCAAACAGTCGGTTACAGCAAATATTATTTTTTGACAATAGATATTGGAAGAAGTTGAGAAAGGATATAAGGCGAGCTGTTATTCCGACATTGGCATCATCCGTGAAGTACAAACCCACTTTTAGCCAACAGGTTGTTGAAATTTTTAACCATATGACCCGCTCGGTTGCCTTTATGGATCGAGAACCTCAACTCAGTGCCTTGGCAGATTGTGTGGTACAGCTTTTTACTTGCCCAACAACTGTTCGAACTATTTTCGAAAACGAAAACTTTCCTGATATAATGTGGTCTGTTATCGATATCTTTACGGAGTTCTCAAAAGTTGATGATGGTATTTTACTATGGCAGCGAGTCCAGAAGAGTAACCCAAGCAAATCTTACAGTTACTCCTTTAAACATGGACTTTATGCCGTTGAAACTTTATTAAGCAAGGTGGAAAACGCAAATCTCATACTGAGACCCCCTGAGTTCATATCGATTGTGACCTTATGCAAGCTATTCAATGGCGCTTGGAGGATTAAACGTAAAGAGGGTGAACATGTCTTAAGGGAAGACCAACATTTCATATTGTACTTGGAATACACCACTTCTATCTACAATATCATTAGGGCAATGAACCGCGTTTTAGATTCATCTAGAGCTGCACTATCTGAGGACACTTTGTTGCAGGCTATTGGACTCCTAAATACGTTCTTGGGTCATAGGACACTACCATACAAACTGGTACAGGAGGCACATGATGTGATTGCTTTTAAGGTGAGCAAGCAGAAAGTTGCATTCATGAACCCTGTACATACGCTATTCTCCTGTTTGATCGAAAAAGTGCCGTTGGCAAAAGCATTTGAAGCAGTATCATCTACTAAAGATTTTCTCACAATTGCAGACTTTTCGTTAAGAGCTGCTGTTCTTTGCTCGCAGATTGATGTGGGCTTCTGGGTTAGAAATGGAATGTCTGTTTTACATCAATCCGCATACTACAGAACTAATCCAGAAATCAACTCTTATAGTAGAGACATTCATTTGAATCAATTGGCGTTTTTAAAGGAAAATGATGACCTACCAAGAGTGATATACAACCTATTGGATAGATGGGAGCTATTAGGGTGGTTCACCGGAGCAGAACAGTACGAAACTACAGTTTACGAGGAGAGAATTACGAATATAATACAACAGTTCATTGCGTTTGTCTACCATATATTGAGTGAGCGGCATTTTTTCAGATATTTCGGCTCGAGTGCAGAGCGAGAAACACATACCATGAAAAATATTATCATATACAGTTTGTTAATGAAACCATTGCCATACTCTGAATTGTTGAAATCAGTTCCAGATTATCTTTCGGAGAAATTATCAGTTTTTGATGAGTGCTTGCATGAAGTTTCTGAATATGTCGAACCAAAGGGTCTTGAGGATAGCGGGGTTTTTAGTCTAAAGAAGGAGATGTACAAAAAGATAGATCCATTGAGGCTGCTAAATATGAAGAATGATTTTGAGCACAGTGCGACAATTGTCAAGACTCATTTAGCAGAAGGATCAAATGCTGTCGGCCAGGTAGTACTTCAACCTCAGCTTATTTCGCCGAAGCATTTAGACGAGTTAGCCGCGCATTTAGGTGACTTCACAAGGACACAGGTTTTTGCAAAGTTAATATACAAACTTTTGCAAGCCTGTATCGATCGCGAGGATGGTACTTACTTATATGAGCTCTTACATTTGTTGCATGGTATCTTTAAAGATGATGAGCTTCTTCGTGGGAAAAGTTCCATTCCAGAAGCATACATTTCAAAGCCAATATGCAACCTCTTATTGCTCATTGACACTAAGGCCAATGTTTTCTCGGAGAACGCTATCAGAAAGGCTGATTTCTTGCTTGAACATATGATCCGAAAAAGACATAACGATATCTTTGAATCATTGGCAGCATACTTCGGACAAGACTACGTGGAGCAATACAAGGCAAAGAAGTTAAACCAAGGTATAAATTTCGAGGAAACTGAGAAAGATCGGAAAAAGAGGCTTGCCAGACTGCGGCAACAAAAAATTATGGCGAAGTTTTCAAAACAGCAAGCAAAGTTCGTCAGATCCAACCCAAACGTGATTACGGATGATTTGTTTGATGCAGAAGTGCGTACAGGTTCTGATGGCCTTGTTTGTTCGCTGTGCCAAGATGAAGAATCACTCGATGCTTTTGTAATCCCTGCTTACCACGAAAGCTCACCTATTTTCTTCTATGGTGATTATACCCCGCAAAACTTTGCCAAGCCTTGGAATGGTTTTGTAAATGACGATGATAACTTAACATTTTACGATGACTTGAAGCTCTACTCACTTCAGGAGGCACGGAAGGGTAGTACCACGACATTTGTGTCATGTAACCACATTATCCACTATGAATGCTTCAGGAGGTACATACAAAAGAAAAGGTTTTCCAATAATCTATTTATCTGTCCTCTATGCCAAACATTTTCTAATTGCGTATTACCTATTCCGCACTGGTCGCTGCGCCTTCCAAAATCGCCTGTTACTGTGGATCAGCTCCTTTCTCAACCATCAGAAGAGAATTTGATAAACTTATTTATCGATGATCAAACGCCTAACTCCACTGCTGCCATGAACATGCTAAAGGAAGTTTGTAAGAAAAATGGTAACTACGATAAATCATACGGAAGTGTATCCCAGGAATTTGTTACTAGTATCCTAACGTGCCATTGGGCAAATACGATTTCGATGATTGAGATTGCCTCAAGAATAGAAAAGAATACGCACCAAACCCTACTTCAAGGCAAAGAACAAAAGTTCAAGACTTTGCGTGGTGTATTAAGCGCTATTGGCTGGTTTTACAAATGTATGGGTACGCCAAGGCAAAAATTTGTACCTTATGTTTTCCATGGCGAGGATGATGGTCCTGCCAATCAAGTCTTCCAATATATCGTACACAAATCCCTATTTTCAGGCGCACCTGTTTCAGAGACCATTTCACATGCGCTCGCTATCTGGATACGAACCTTGGCAACTCAATTCCTCATCTCCTCCAATAAAACCGGGTATGAAATAACCTACCATCAAGCCGTTTCTCTTGGCCCTGTCTACGAAGCCCCTCCTGAGTTTACTACTGCCTGCAGTTCTTTGGATCAGATAATAGCCATAGAAGATACCACACTTAAAACAAAAATGGTTGACCTCACCTACACTATGCTGATGAAAACTCTACTTCCAACCTTGAGAAGATGCATGATCATGTTATATGTCTTCTCGGGGTTGCTCTCTGCTGAATCGTGCTTGAGGATCGATGGTTTAGACTTGAGCGCAGATTTGCCATTTGAGGACCTCCCTTCCTATTTCCAGAAGCTTGTTACGTTGTTGTGCAAAACTGGCTTTGTCTCGATCTTCAACAGGTCAACGATAGAAACAATGGATCATCAGTACTTGAGAAACATACCGATGGAGTATGCAGGCACAGTAAAGTTGGTGGACTTGGCAAAGTACTTGAACACATACGTGACAAACACCAAGCAGCTCAAGCTCCGTGACGAGGCCACCTCGATGCAATCGCGCAACATCAAGAATAGGCTGGATTTCAAGATATGTTTGACCTGCGGAGTCAGAGTCTATTCTCGCAGCGATGGAACAGAAATAATGAAACACATGGCTAAGAACTGTTTCAAGGCATACAGCTTGTTTTTGATCCCCCACGACAGCGAAGTACGCCTTGTGTTGCAACATCCTCATTCACATATCTCAATTCCAGCTCCTTACTTGAATTCCCACGGTGAATCAGGCAAAAACGCTATCCAGCGTGGCGATTTAACCACCCTCAACATCCATAGATATGAACACTTAAACTACTTGTGGCTCAACAACGAGATCCCCGGCTACATCAGTAGAATTATGGGCGACGAATTCCGCGTATCCATTATCTCGAGCGGCGTCGTTTTCAATTTCGACAGAAATGTCTTGCGCCGCCAGATGCGCGCAAACGTTGGCAATGAGGAGAGCAGCGAAGAGGAGGACCTGATGGACGACGATGAGATGAGTCCTGATGACGACCCTGATTTCCGCTGGGAAGTCACCCCTGAGGAGTTCTTCCGCGATGGTATTCTCCGACTGGGTGGTGCACCTGGCCAAGGTGGAGATATCCGCGACTTCTTTCAGTTTATTACCAACCTGCGTACAGATGATCGCAACGATAATATTCCAACTTTCCAGTTCACAAATGGCGCCCTAGGACGCAACCAGAACGATGATGATGATCAGGATGGCGATGAGATACTACCTTGA
- the APS3 gene encoding Aps3p (Syntenic homolog of Saccharomyces cerevisiae YJL024C (APS3); 1-intron) gives MIHAVLIFNKKCQPRLVKYYTPVDLPKQKLLLEQVYELISQRNSSIQSSFLITPPSLLSSGSETINEDIQIIYKNYATLYFTFIVDDQESELAILDLIQTFVEALDRCFAEVNELDLIFNWQTLESVLEEIIQGGMVIETNVKKIVETVDELNRTSNQEARFGNGLGNAFQAITMGGFSNWGARQ, from the exons ATGATTCACGCCGTCCTGATAT TTAACAAGAAGTGCCAACCTAGGCTTGTAAAGTACTATACTCCTGTCGATCTCCCGAAGCAGAAGCTACTACTGGAGCAGGTTTACGAGCTGATCAGCCAGCGCAACAGTTCAATTCAGTCTTCATTCTTAATTACGCCGCCCTCGCTACTATCGAGTGGTAGTGAAACCATTAACGAAGATATCCAAATAATCTACAAGAACTATGCAACACTCTATTTTACTTTCATTGTCGACGACCAGGAGTCAGAACTGGCCATCTTGGATCTGATCCAGACGTTTGTTGAAGCGCTTGACAGGTGTTTTGCGGAAGTTAACGAACTAGATCTAATATTCAATTGGCAAACTCTTGAGAGTGTCTTGGAGGAAATTATTCAAGGGGGTATGGTAATTGAAACGAACGTGAAGAAAATTGTGGAGACCGTCGACGAGCTCAATAGAACTTCTAACCAGGAAGCCAGGTTTGGGAATGGACTAGGAAACGCTTTTCAGGCCATCACCATGGGTGGCTTTTCAAATTGGGGTGCGCGGCAGTGA